The window CGGTGGCGCAAATCGGATCACATTTTCATGGGTTTCTTTACATAGTAATCCTTTTTCTTTTAGTTCTTCACAGTAGCCGCGGGCAGGTTCTGTGAGTTCTACTCCTATAAATAATCCACGCCCTCGGACCTCTTTAATTTTAGGATTATGAATCTTTTTTAGTTCGTCTAGCATATAATTCCCAAGTTCAAGGGAGCGTTCAGCTAGATTCTCTTCCTCAATAACTTCTAAGGAAGCGATAGAAACAGCACAAGCTAATGGATTTCCTCCAAAAGTTGAACCGTGAGAACCCGGGTTAAAGACGCCAAGGATTTTCTGATTTGCAACCACGCATGAGATTGGGAAAACTCCCCCTCCAAGAGCTTTGCCGAGGATCAGAATATCAGGGTCAACATCTTCCCACTCGCAAGCAAACATTTTTCCACTACGCGCTAAACCTGCTTGAATCTCATCAGCAATAAAGAGAACATTATTCTCTTTACATAATTCACTTGCTTCTTTCAAAAATCCTTCGGGAGGGATGACAATACCTGCTTCCCCTTGAATAGGCTCGATAAGAAATGCAGCAGTATTCTTTGTGATAGCATTCTTTAAAGCCTCTATGTCTCCATAAGGTATTAATTTAATTCCAGGGAGCATTGGTCCGAATCCGCGTTTATATTCAGGGTCTGAGGAAAGGGATACAGCCGTCATAGTTCTTCCATGGAAGTTCCCAGTACAAGCAATGATTTCTGCTTGATCTTCTTCGACACCCTTAATATCATATGACCAGCGACGGGCAGCTTTTATTGCTGTTTCAACAGCCTCGGCTCCCGTATTCATTGGTAGGGCCATATCCTTATTTGTAAGCTTACAAATCTTTTCAAACCAAGGCCCAAGCTGATCATTATGGAAAGCCCTAGATGTTAAGGTTACACGTTCTGCCTGTTTCTTAAGAGCGTCAATAATTTTGGGATGCCGATGACCTTGGTTTACAGCTGAATAGGCACTGAGCATATCCATATAACGGTTGCCCTCTGGATTTTCAACCCAAACTCCTTCTGCTTTAGAGATAACAATGGGTAGTGGATGATAGTTTTTAGCTCCAAATTGCTGAGTTTGTTCAATGATTTCTTGACTTGATCGTGCCATTTAATCCCTCCTAATGGTATAGTCTTTTCCCATTATAACAGGTTTTTCGCGTTTTTTCCTTGGTAGATGGGAATGTACAAAACTTTCTTTCCATACGTACA of the Bacillaceae bacterium S4-13-56 genome contains:
- a CDS encoding ornithine--oxo-acid transaminase is translated as MARSSQEIIEQTQQFGAKNYHPLPIVISKAEGVWVENPEGNRYMDMLSAYSAVNQGHRHPKIIDALKKQAERVTLTSRAFHNDQLGPWFEKICKLTNKDMALPMNTGAEAVETAIKAARRWSYDIKGVEEDQAEIIACTGNFHGRTMTAVSLSSDPEYKRGFGPMLPGIKLIPYGDIEALKNAITKNTAAFLIEPIQGEAGIVIPPEGFLKEASELCKENNVLFIADEIQAGLARSGKMFACEWEDVDPDILILGKALGGGVFPISCVVANQKILGVFNPGSHGSTFGGNPLACAVSIASLEVIEEENLAERSLELGNYMLDELKKIHNPKIKEVRGRGLFIGVELTEPARGYCEELKEKGLLCKETHENVIRFAPPLIIEKEDLDWALDRIREVLEV